Proteins from a genomic interval of Aspergillus flavus chromosome 7, complete sequence:
- a CDS encoding flavohemo protein, with protein MPLSPEQIQLIKATVPVLQQHGTTITTVFYNNMLTAHPELNAVFNNANKVNGHQPRALAGALFAYASHIDDLGALGPAVELICNKHASLYIQPEQYQIVGKFLLEAMGEVLGDALTPEILDAWATAYWQLADLMIGREAELYKQADGWTDFRHFRVAKKVPESSEITSFYLEPVDGKPLPKFRPGQYISVQVFVDSLKFPQCRQYSLSDAPRSDYYRISVKREAGLNTAEPNAPAHPGYVSNILHANIKEGDVVKVSHPFGDFYLSDAENPNPIVLIAAGVGLTPLTSILKTLTSNPPDAPQRKIHYIHGARSAATRAFKKDVDSLAEKYPNLHATFFETHPAAEEKQGEDYDHQGRVDLSKLDKSKDLFLDDPKTEYYVCGPDRFMTSTRTALAAEGVSPDRIKLELFGTGGVPA; from the coding sequence ATGCCGCTCTCCCCTGAACAAATCCAGCTCATCAAGGCCACCGTGCCGGTCCTCCAGCAGCATGgcaccaccatcaccaccgtGTTCTACAATAACATGCTGACGGCCCACCCCGAGTTGAACGCCGTCTTCAACAACGCCAACAAGGTGAACGGCCATCAGCCCCGCGCCCTGGCCGGTGCCCTCTTTGCCTATGCCTCGCATATCGATGACCTGGGAGCTCTTGGGCCGGCTGTCGAGTTAATCTGCAACAAGCACGCGTCGCTGTATATCCAACCCGAGCAATACCAGATCGTGGGCAAGTTTCTGTTGGAGGCCATGGGCGAGGTCCTCGGTGATGCGCTGACCCCCGAGATCCTGGACGCCTGGGCCACCGCATACTGGCAGCTTGCCGACCTCATGATCGGTCGTGAGGCCGAACTGTACAAGCAGGCCGACGGATGGACGGACTTCCGCCACTTCCGTGTCGCCAAAAAGGTCCCTGAGTCCTCGGAGATCACCTCGTTCTACCTCGAGCCCGTTGATGGCAAGCCCCTCCCCAAGTTCCGCCCCGGCCAGTATATCTCCGTGCAGGTTTTCGTGGACTCGCTCAAGTTCCCCCAATGTCGCCAATACTCTCTGAGTGATGCCCCGCGGTCAGACTACTACCGTATCAGTGTGAAGAGGGAGGCCGGTCTCAACACCGCTGAGCCCAACGCTCCAGCTCACCCCGGATACGTGTCCAACATCCTCCACGCCAACATCAAGGAAGGCGACGTCGTCAAGGTCTCCCACCCCTTCGGTGACTTTTACCTCTCGGACGCAGAGAACCCCAACCCCATTGTTCTCATCGCCGCCGGTGTGGGTCTCACCCCGCTCACTTCCATCCTCAAGACCCTCACCTCGAACCCCCCCGATGCCCCTCAGCGCAAGATTCACTACATCCACGGCGCCCGCTCCGCAGCGACTCGTGCCTTCAAGAAGGATGTTGACTCCCTGGCGGAGAAGTACCCCAACCTGCACGCAACGTTCTTCGAAACCCACCCAGCCGCCGAGGAAAAGCAGGGCGAGGATTACGACCACCAGGGCCGTGTCGATCTCTCCAAGCTGGACAAGTCCAAGGATCTGTTCCTCGACGACCCCAAGACGGAATACTACGTCTGTGGTCCCGACCGTTTCATGACCTCCACGCGTACTGCGTTGGCCGCTGAGGGCGTCAGCCCGGATCGCATCAAGCTGGAGCTCTTCGGCACCGGCGGTGTTCCTGCTTAg
- a CDS encoding putative molybdopterin cofactor sulfurase, which produces MLRDILQGLQDTLKASTMTYGIINIVLLLSLVFILVVQNGNTSTTRKLKQLQRLGLSTSNMTDQYDSKYNEPEGTTSKGPVRIKAICIHPIKSCGRIEVNRALLTKTGFKYDRCFAFATELGKNNPAMESKWRFISQRTKPTMSQIKTELWLPHKESNQRDPLVQAGGCVVVSFPDLDGPGWFNYLEKFFHIGNPVIRPEVRFIVPLQPTPAMINEYKIQFKTFGIHGRDAKGLDMGTIPSVAEALPKLKKYLRIANDQNLTLLRCTPDTLVRTDENLAPLEHIGTPSVHGYTDQQPININSLSSVHAVSTLLPKENQPLNAFRFRANLWITGAPAFDEESWKRYRILPKGPDAGPRADVAPTVSVVCRTSRCTMPNVDPETGKPSTDNPPPEKKRGKPQPSATLVKFRRVEDGNKSALGYIGMHCVPEDRALRMAEEQEKGLFVAVGDEIEVLERGEHLYGSTGNDY; this is translated from the coding sequence ATGCTTCGAGACATTCTACAAGGTCTTCAGGATACACTGAAGGCCTCCACAATGACCTATGGCATCATAAACATCGTGCTCCTATTAAGCCTGGTCTTCATTCTCGTCGTCCAAAATGGAAACACATCTACAACGCGCAAGCTCAAACAATTGCAAAGACTCGGTCTATCGACCAGCAACATGACAGATCAATATGATTCTAAATACAACGAACCAGAAGGAACCACGAGCAAGGGACCAGTACGCATCAAAGCGATCTGCATTCATCCCATCAAGTCCTGCGGGCGAATCGAGGTAAACCGGGCCTTACTCACCAAGACCGGATTCAAGTACGACAGATGCTTCGCTTTCGCTACGGAACTGGGCAAGAATAATCCCGCCATGGAGTCCAAATGGCGATTTATCAGTCAGCGCACAAAGCCGACCATGTCCCAGATCAAGACGGAACTATGGCTTCCGCACAAGGAAAGCAATCAGCGTGACCCGCTTGTCCAAGCAGGTGGATGTGTCGTGGTATCATTCCCTGACCTCGATGGCCCTGGCTGGTTCAATTATCTCGAGAAATTCTTCCATATAGGAAACCCCGTCATAAGGCCAGAAGTGCGGTTTATCGTACCTCTCCAACCCACGCCGGCCATGATAAACGAATATAAAATCCAATTCAAAACATTCGGCATCCACGGCCGTGACGCGAAGGGTCTGGACATGGGAACCATCCCCTCCGTCGCAGAAGCATTACCAAAACTAAAGAAATACTTGCGAATTGCAAACGACCAGAACCTCACCCTATTAAGATGCACACCCGATACGCTCGTGCGCACAGATGAAAACCTAGCACCGCTCGAACACATCGGCACACCCTCTGTACACGGCTATACAGACCAACAacccatcaatatcaacaGCCTTTCTTCCGTCCACGCTGTATCAACACTCCtaccaaaagaaaaccaacccCTCAATGCATTTCGTTTCCGCGCCAATCTCTGGATCACGGGTGCCCCCGCCTTCGACGAGGAGAGCTGGAAGCGTTACCGGATTTTACCCAAGGGTCCTGATGCAGGACCACGGGCTGATGTAGCTCCGACGGTGTCTGTTGTTTGTCGGACGTCGAGGTGTACGATGCCTAATGTTGATCCGGAGACTGGGAAGCCTAGTACGGATAATCCCCcgccagagaagaaaaggggtaAGCCGCAGCCGAGCGCGACGTTGGTTAAGTTTCGTAGGGTCGAGGATGGGAATAAGTCGGCTCTTGGGTATATAGGTATGCATTGTGTGCCTGAGGATCGGGCGCTGCGGATGgcggaggagcaggagaaggGGTTATTCGTCGCTGTtggggatgagattgaggttCTTGAGCGTGGGGAGCATCTTTATGGCTCGACGGGTAATGATTACTAG
- a CDS encoding putative hydantoin utilization protein A (hydantoin utilization protein A) translates to MSYATEHGEYRLGADVGGTFTDICAFTPDGQIARAKVPTTVEDQSIGIKNGIQKVRQQLKDRYSWDGKFQFIHHGTTTATNAVLEGKGARTGLIVTAGHKDILAVRRSQIPGGLGAWLHYTPPEPIVPLERVLQCQERMSVNGESVIAVNKDALRAELKAWGKDRPEAVAVSLLNSHCNNEHELLVADIVREELGSDIPIICSGDVLREVGEYERTVTTCTNALVKPVVQSYLGNLRDLLAEDGNTIRILKSDGGLTSLDLAGELPVNILMSGPAGGVQGVADVVTRNTPYKNLITFDMGGTSTDCALIYQGKPRLRRETVVGDLTVRSPAVDIRTVGAGGGSIAKYMGITETMRVGPESAGASPGPACYRKRGVEATVTDANLVLGYLPEKLLGGEFTLDVEAAVAAVDTIASQMKLTVTQTAEDIINLVNETMYGALRLVSVEQGYDPKDFALVAFGGAGPLHANAVGKLLGAWPVIVPPSPGTLCALGDATTRLSHSQSSSYIHLLSMTLPSEVKARFDELETACRATMESSNGGHPMELNISYHVDLRYKGQALNLTVDLHSEDLSLDHEPWKALLQAKFDQLHEQQFKYCLPNFELELMRLEVVAVDASPSIELPRLNDVTSNKPPAEAMVTKKDIVIEGKTLEATLWDREKISYQGVRVQGPCIITEMDSNTLILPGCYGEIDAIGNILIRPDGDQQREQPKGQTAEEAEETVRSTPLIPTLVASALASIRSEMDTLMLRCSMSPAIREQQDEFNVITTADGKMLVGQFGSFITQFLKAWRGPIHEGDVFITNDTYMIEGAVTHLNDVIVLLPIFFDGSLIGWASQFGHLTDVGGMVPGSMSINATSIFDDGVQIPLIKLYSKGVMNTDLVELLCRNSRQPDWYRSDLMAIIAACRTASSRVCELATRFGSQIYLAACSELLLRNRTGMAKIIETDFDDKPCTFTDFVDDDGHGVGPWALTCTMKKIEGNRLLFDWSGTSPQSEHSINFYLSETMFKMFIGYYMIAAAAPGTVINDGFHDLIDIYIPEGSVLKPVRPAAISCRTHLLGRTMDVMQALIGKKNKLYAAAAGFSDSPHFFYSGYKPDGEWYQLYQIGFGGVPARNAGDGLDCHCLFPAIKSIPTESIELNYPLRIEANESVPDSGGPGYYRGGNAQRTLYRFLCRGEFSLHDDRWFTKPWGIRGGKPGSRSRKILYRFSKSRENPPVEILPSKCDHIRVDPDDLLEWVTWGGGGLGDPLTRPAEKVALEIRRKLVTIDGARNNYGVVVDPDDLSVCEEETVALRKSMKDARDTQGQVPEYDRGGPMEELRDSCLRETGLPAPSAQWELDPYGPHVRLPYVRDWFTRMKEVKGWELN, encoded by the coding sequence ATGTCCTATGCCACCGAGCACGGCGAATATCGACTCGGAGCGGACGTAGGAGGCACATTCACCGATATATGCGCATTTACGCCCGACGGACAGATCGCAAGAGCCAAAGTACCGACTACAGTTGAGGACCAAAGCATCGGTATCAAGAATGGCATCCAGAAAGTTCGCCAGCAACTCAAAGACCGCTACTCCTGGGACGGAAAGTTTCAATTCATCCACCATGGCACAACAACCGCCACAAACGCCGTTCTAGAAGGCAAAGGCGCACGGACCGGCCTCATCGTCACTGCAGGTCATAAGGATATTTTGGCCGTTCGTCGCTCCCAAATCCCCGGTGGCCTCGGTGCCTGGTTACATTACACTCCTCCGGAGCCGATCGTGCCACTGGAGCGTGTGCTTCAATGCCAAGAGCGCATGTCCGTGAATGGCGAATCGGTTATTGCTGTGAATAAGGATGCGCTGCGTGCTGAGTTGAAGGCATGGGGGAAAGACCGACCGGAGGCTGTGGCGGTCTCGCTACTCAACTCTCATTGCAACAATGAGCATGAATTGTTGGTAGCGGATATCGTGCGTGAAGAGCTTGGATCGGATATCCCTATCATCTGCTCTGGCGATGTCCTTCGTGAGGTCGGGGAGTATGAACGGACAGTGACGACTTGTACCAATGCTCTCGTTAAGCCGGTTGTTCAGAGCTACCTCGGCAACCTTCGGGACCTACTCGCAGAGGATGGAAATACAATTCGTATCCTTAAGTCGGACGGTGGTCTGACTAGTTTGGACCTGGCTGGCGAGCTTCCGGTCAACATCCTGATGTCTGGCCCAGCAGGAGGAGTCCAAGGTGTTGCGGACGTTGTGACACGCAACACGCCGTACAAAAATCTTATCACGTTCGATATGGGTGGTACATCAACAGACTGCGCTTTGATCTACCAAGGAAAGCCTCGCCTCCGTCGCGAGACAGTAGTGGGTGACTTAACTGTTCGCTCGCCTGCTGTGGACATTCGTACAGTCGGAGCTGGAGGTGGTTCTATTGCCAAGTATATGGGAATCACTGAAACAATGAGAGTCGGACCAGAGAGTGCAGGTGCAAGTCCCGGACCGGCCTGTTATCGCAAAAGGGGAGTTGAAGCCACCGTTACCGACGCAAATCTCGTCCTCGGATACCTCCCCGAAAAGCTACTGGGAGGTGAATTCACACTGGATGTCGAGGCCGCGGTCGCTGCTGTTGACACCATTGCTTCCCAAATGAAGCTCACCGTCACACAGACGGCTGAAGATATCATAAACCTCGTGAACGAGACCATGTATGGAGCGTTGCGTTTAGTGTCTGTTGAACAGGGTTATGATCCTAAAGATTTTGCCCTCGTTGCGTTTGGTGGTGCAGGTCCGCTTCATGCAAACGCGGTCGGAAAGCTTCTCGGAGCATGGCCAGTCATCGTCCCTCCGTCTCCCGGTACCCTATGTGCGCTGGGCGATGCTACTACCCGGTTGAGCCATTCCCAGTCATCGTCATACATTCATTTGCTCTCTATGACATTGCCCTCGGAGGTGAAAGCCCGATTTGATGAACTCGAAACGGCATGCAGGGCAACTATGGAAAGCTCCAACGGCGGTCATCCTATGGAGCTCAATATTAGCTACCACGTGGACCTCAGGTACAAGGGCCAGGCATTGAACTTGACAGTGGACCTGCATAGCGAGGACCTATCCCTAGACCATGAGCCCTGGAAGGCACTGTTACAGGCAAAGTTCGATCAGTTGCATGAACAACAATTCAAATACTGTCTTCCAAACTTTGAACTGGAGCTTATGCGACTCGAGGTCGTCGCTGTTGACGCCTCCCCGAGCATTGAGCTCCCTCGACTGAACGACGTTACGTCTAATAAGCCACCAGCTGAGGCAATGGTAACCAAGAAAGATATCGTCATTGAGGGCAAGACTCTGGAGGCTACACTCTGGGATCGTGAAAAGATTAGCTACCAGGGCGTACGTGTTCAGGGCCCTTGCATTATTACTGAAATGGACAGCAACACTCTGATCCTTCCTGGTTGCTACGGAGAGATAGACGCTATAGGCAACATTCTGATACGCCCAGATGGAGACCAACAGAGAGAGCAGCCAAAGGGCCAAACGGCCGAAGAGGCTGAAGAAACAGTTCGATCCACCCCATTGATCCCAACGCTTGTGGCATCTGCTTTGGCCTCCATCCGAAGTGAGATGGACACACTAATGCTCCGTTGTAGCATGTCGCCAGCAATCCGTGAGCAACAGGATGAGTTCAATGTGATAACCACGGCAGATGGAAAGATGCTTGTTGGCCAGTTTGGAAGCTTTATCACCCAATTCCTTAAGGCTTGGAGAGGACCTATACATGAAGGCGATGTTTTCATCACTAATGACACCTACATGATTGAGGGAGCAGTTACACACTTGAACGATGTTATTGTTCTTTTGCCCATCTTTTTTGACGGTAGTCTGATCGGATGGGCGTCGCAGTTCGGCCATCTAACTGATGTAGGGGGTATGGTCCCAGGGAGCATGTCTATCAACGCTACATCCATCTTCGATGACGGAGTCCAGATCCCCCTCATCAAGCTCTACTCCAAGGGTGTCATGAATACAGATCTGGTTGAACTACTCTGCCGCAACTCGCGTCAACCAGACTGGTACCGGTCAGATCTGATGGCAATCATTGCCGCCTGTCGAACTGCCTCCAGCCGCGTTTGTGAGCTAGCTACGCGGTTTGGATCTCAGATCTACCTCGCCGCGTGCTCAGAGCTACTTCTTCGTAATCGTACAGGAATGGCTAAGATTATCGAGACAGACTTTGATGATAAGCCATGCACGTTCACTGATTTCGTGGACGATGATGGCCATGGAGTTGGCCCATGGGCCCTTACCTgcacgatgaagaagatcgaagGAAACCGGCTGTTGTTCGATTGGAGCGGAACATCCCCTCAGAGCGAGCATAGTATCAACTTCTACCTGTCAGAAACGATGTTCAAGATGTTCATCGGTTACTACATGATTGCCGCTGCTGCACCTGGCACCGTGATCAACGACGGGTTCCATGATCTCATCGACATCTATATCCCCGAGGGAAGCGTGCTGAAGCCGGTTAGACCAGCAGCTATCTCTTGCCGTACACATCTTCTGGGCAGAACAATGGACGTGATGCAGGCACTCATCGGCAAGAAGAATAAGCTATACGCAGCGGCAGCTGGCTTCAGTGACTCGCCGCATTTCTTCTACTCCGGATACAAGCCTGACGGCGAGTGGTATCAGTTATACCAGATTGGATTCGGTGGAGTGCCAGCTCGGAATGCAGGCGATGGACTCGACTGCCATTGCCTCTTTCCGGCAATCAAGTCCATCCCTACAGAAAGCATTGAACTGAACTACCCCCTGCGCATCGAAGCCAACGAGAGTGTCCCAGATAGTGGAGGGCCGGGCTACTACCGTGGTGGTAACGCGCAACGCACGCTCTATCGGTTCTTGTGTCGCGGCGAGTTCAGTCTGCATGATGACCGCTGGTTTACAAAGCCATGGGGAATTCGAGGTGGCAAACCAGGCTCCCGTTCGCGGAAGATCTTGTACCGATTCTCGAAGTCTCGAGAAAACCCCCCCGTTGAGATACTCCCCTCAAAATGCGACCACATTCGCGTTGACCCCGATGACCTGCTCGAATGGGTGACATGGGGTGGCGGCGGACTGGGAGATCCACTGACTCGACCCGCGGAGAAAGTCGCCTTGGAGATTCGCCGGAAGCTGGTGACTATCGATGGGGCTCGGAATAACTATGGAGTAGTAGTCGACCCTGATGATCTTAGTGTATGCGAAGAGGAGACTGTGGCTTTGAGGAAGAGTATGAAGGATGCTCGGGATACGCAAGGCCAGGTACCGGAATACGACCGAGGCGGCCCTATGGAGGAATTGAGAGACTCGTGTTTGAGAGAGACTGGACTTCCTGCTCCAAGCGCACAATGGGAGCTGGATCCATATGGACCCCATGTGCGGCTCCCGTACGTTAGGGACTGGTTTACGCGGATGAAGGAGGTGAAAGGATGGGAGTTGAACTAA
- a CDS encoding RmlC-like cupin domain-containing protein — protein sequence MIDKTVTPDCATASGLFFKHPQNPKKKSNLHATKQPKSVERYQIENIRSKSTPNLHTSDIPLEVLHSSAIKIMIEDPSAPIRPPSENKPSEDGGFTVHCKDIKWLPLAPKVFIKIIKTVPETGEYSIMVRAEKGGVLPRHRHLDSAEIYVMKGSGAHPQTGSFAEGDYVSESKGATHDPLVFENDTELLMVSRGPSMFLDDDGSDLYMMDVAMLERMTAGAN from the exons ATGATCGACAAGACAGTGACACCCGACTGT GCCACTGCCTCCGGTCTGTTCTTCAAACACCCCcagaacccaaagaaaaagtccaACCTGCATGCTACGAAACAGCCCAAGTCAGTAGAGCGATATCAAATCGAAAATATTCGCTCAAAATCCACTCCTAACCTCCACACATCAGATATACCCCTCGAAGTCCTACACTCAAGCGCCATCAAAATCATGATCGAAGATCCCTCCGCGCCCATCCGTCCCCCCTCAGAAAACAAGCCTTCCGAAGATGGGGGATTCACAGTTCACTGCAAAGACATCAAATGGCTACCACTCGCTCCGAAAGTATTCATCAAAATAATCAAGACTGTTCCAGAAACAGGCGAGTATTCAATTATGGTCCGGGCTGAGAAAGGCGGGGTGCTTCCTCGACATCGACACCTTGACAGTGCCGAGATATACGTTATGAAGGGAAGTGGCGCGCATCCTCAGACGGGTAGCTTTGCTGAAGGAGACTATGTTTCTGAAAGCAAAGGAGCAACTCATGACCCTCTTGTGTTTGAGAATGACACGGAGCTTTTGATGGTCAGTAGGGGGCCTTCAATGTTTCTGGATGATGACGGCTCGGATCTGTATATGATGGATGTGGCGATGTTAGAGAGGATGACTGCTGGTGCGAACTAG
- a CDS encoding putative GABA permease, which produces MAKMESQAAVQAHAGADEAGLADPGDIQLLGRFVQFSCNLRAKMGYKQELRRQYSTVQIFAVAFSIMGLVPSIASTLAFSLPAGPAGMVWGWLTASIFIFTVGLAMADMASAMPTAGGLYWWTHYFAGEKYKKVLSFLVGYSNTMGLIGGMCSVDYTLSLMLLACVSITRDGNWSASNGTIYGVYVGLIIIHALCGIYTGKIMPKIQTFCIFINVAIIVATVIALPVGKVTRGEKLNSGSFVYGHVDNLTSWPTGWAFVLSFLAPIWSIGFFDSCVHMSEEALHAAKAVPLGIIWSAGCATVLGFFVLSIIAACMNPDVSATMNSVYGQPMAQVYFDALGKKGALGFMGVLIVIQFLIGLSLIVAASRQVWAFSRDGALPFSGYFRHVSKRVRYQPVRAIIGLVVVCIIFGLLCLINSVAANALFSLFVASNYVAWGTPILCRLIWGKTRFRPGEFYTGILSRPLATIAVVWLVFGLILSMFPSTGPNPSAQDMNYTIVINGFVWIAAMTYYVLFARRWYTGPKMTIDAPPSATDSASGDEGRVEQKAE; this is translated from the exons ATGGCCAAGATGGAATCGCAGGCGGCCGTCCAGGCTCACGCCGGCGCCGATGAGGCCGGCCTGGCGGATCCTGGCGATATACAGTTACTGGGTAGGTTCGTCCAATTCAGTTGCAACCTGAGGG CGAAAATGGGTTACAAGCAGGAACTGCGCCGACAATATTCGACCGTGCAGATTTTCGCCGTCGCGTTTAGTATCATGGGTCTGGTGCCGTCAATCGCCTCGACGCTCGCGTTTTCGTTGCCCGCCGGGCCGGCGGGCATGGTTTGG GGTTGGCTCACCGCGagtattttcattttcaccGTCGGTCTTGCTATG GCCGATATGGCGTCCGCCATGCCCACTGCCGGAGGTCTTTATTGGTGGACGCATTACTTCGCCGGTGAGAAATACAAGAAGGTGTTGAGCTTTCTGGTCGGATATAGCAATACAATGGGGTTGATTGGAGGCATGTGCTCGGTGGATT ACACACTCTCTCTGATGCTGCTGGCTTGTGTCTCTATCACTCGCGACGGGAACTGGTCGGCCTCGAACGGCACGATTTACGGCGTCTATGTCggcctcatcatcatccacgcCCTCTGCGGTATTTATACGGGGAAAATCATGCCCAAGATCCAAACCTTCTGTATCTTTATCAACGTCGCCATCATCGTCGCGACCGTTATCGCTCTCCCTGTTGGAAAGGTCACTCGTGGCGAAAAGCTCAACTCGGGATCATTCGTCTATGGACACGTTGATAATCTTACCAGCTGGCCAACCGGCTGGGCCTTCGTCCTCTCCTTTTTGGCCCCTATCTGGTCcattggtttctttgattcttgCGTGCATATGAGTGAGGAGGCGCTCCATGCCGCGAAGGCTGTGCCGCTGGGAATCATTTGGTCGGCTGGTTGTGCAACTGTGTTGGGCTTTTTCGTCCTGTCGATCATCGCAGCCTGCATGAACCCGGATGTGAGCGCGACAATGAACTCCGTGTACGGCCAACCTATGGCGCAG GTCTACTTCGACGCACTGGGCAAGAAAGGAGCCCTCGGCTTCATGGGCGTGCTGATCGTCATCCAATTCCTTATCGGTCTCAGCCTG ATCGTCGCCGCCTCCCGCCAAGTCTGGGCCTTCTCCCGTGATGGAGCCCTGCCCTTCTCTGGTTATTTCCGCCATGTCAGCAAACGCGTCCGCTACCAACCCGTCCGTGCCATCATTGGCCTGGTCGTCGTCTGCATCATTTTCGGCCTGCTGTGCCTGATCAACTCCGTTGCCGCGAACGCACTGTTCTCCTTGTTCGTAGCCTCCAATTACGTCGCATGGGGCACACCCATCCTCTGCCGCCTGATCTGGGGCAAGACGCGCTTCCGACCGGGCGAATTCTACACCGGAATCTTGAGTCGTCCGCTGGCAACGATTGCCGTCGTCTGGTTGGTGTTCGGTTTGATCTTGTCTATGTTCCCCAGCACGGGGCCGAATCCCAGTG CCCAGGATATGAACTACACAATCGTCATCAATGGCTTCGTGTGGATCGCCGCGATGACTTACTATGTTCTTTTCGCGAGGAGATGGTACACCGGACCCAAGATGACTATCGATGCGCCACCGAGTGCAACGGATTCTGCGTCCGGGGATGAGGGAAGAGTTGAGCAGAAGGCGGAGTAG
- a CDS encoding aquaporin, which translates to MKFMNHGARADRAEHSGSTPVYSSTQKQLPMLHLKDTARNNVIAVIGEFVGTFLFLFFSFAGTQVSNTPKPVDGAPPNTANLLYSALSFGFSLMVNVWAFYRVTGGLFNPAVLWHVTLALCLVGGLSPIRGVLVFAAQIVAGIASAGVVSALFPGDLNVGTRLGGGASISQGLFIEMFLTAQLVFVIIMLAVVKHKSTFLAPVGIGLVFFVTEMIGKFILFRCHRTICLTRINVGDYYTGGSLNPARSLGPDVINRSFPGYHWIYWVGPLLGSLLACGFFGLLKMMEYTTANPGQDYNEWEAKNGPGSYDVSGNRPSVQLSDTSTLNRAHSPTNGHGVQPQHVNGAEQV; encoded by the exons ATGAAGTTTATGAATCATGGAGCTCGCGCTGATCGCGCCGAGCACTCTGGCTCGACCCCAGTGTACAGCTCCACGCAGAAGCAGCTCCCCATGTTGCATCTGAAGGACACCGCGCGGAACAATGTCATTGCCGTCATCGGAGAATTCGTCGGaaccttcttgttcttgtttttctcgtTCGCGGGCACCCAGGTGTCCAATACGCCCAAGCCGGTGGACGGTGCGCCACCGAATACAGCAAACTTGCTCTATTCAGCCTTGTCGTTCGGGTTTTCCTTGATGGTCAATGTCTGGGCCTTTTACCGCGTGACGGGCGGTCTCTTCAATCCAGCGGTATTATGGCAC GTCACACTGGCGTTATGCCTCGTGGGAGGCCTGTCTCCCATCCGTGGAGTCCTCGTCTTCGCAGCTCAGATCGTGGCCGGCATTGCGTCGGCCGGTGTGGTCAGCGCATTGTTTCCGGGCGACTTGAATGTCGGAACCCGTCTAGGAGGAGGAGCCTCTATCTCCCAGGGGCTGTTCATTGAGATGTTCCTCACCGCGCAACTCGTCTTTGTGATCATCATGTTGGCGGTGGTGAAACACAAGTCAACCTTTCTGGCCCCGGTCGGAATTGGTCTCGTCTTCTTTGTCACGGAGATGATCGGTAAGTTCATCCTTTTCCGCTGTCATCGCACCATTTGTCTGACACGCATCAATGTAGGCGACTACTATACCGGCGGCTCCCTCAATCCCGCTCGCTCTCTCGGCCCGGACGTCATCAACCGCAGCTTCCCGGGCTACCATTGGATTTACTGGGTCGGTCCATTGCTTGGTTCCTTGCTGGCGTGCGGTTTCTTTGGTCtcctgaagatgatggaaTACACGACCGCCAATCCGGGACAGGATTACAACGAGTGGGAAGCCAAGAACGGCCCCGGATCCTATGATGTGTCGGGAAACCGGCCGTCGGTCCAACTCTCCGACACGTCCACATTAAACCGGGCGCATTCGCCAACTAATGGTCACGGCGTGCAACCGCAACATGTCAACGGTGCAGAGCAGGTTTAA